TCCGGTTCATTTACAAACCCTTAAGGCGATAAAAACAAAATATAGCCCTGTAAGGCTATAAAGGCTAATTATAGTGCTGTAAGGCTATAATTATCAATTATAGCCATGTGGGGCTTAACCAATCAACGATCCCGATAAACTGAATTTTGACCATTACCCTGCACAAAATACTATAGGAATGGAAGCAGTTTACCTTTTTGAAACTGATACTGTCTCACTGTTCATCAGACTATTGATTGCTCATTTGGCAGGAGATTTTGTTTTTCAGAAAAAATCATGGATTGAGAACCGCAGGGCCGGCAGGTGGAAATCCCCTTTCCTTTACCTGAACGCGGGCATCGTAACCGTTCTTTCCTGGGCTTTGTCAGGTTACCACCAGGTGTGGGCCATTCCGCTGCTGATCTTTGCCGCCCATGCCTTTACTGATCTGCTGAAGTCATATGCTCCGGACTCGACCGCCATCTTCTATACGGATCAGGCCCTGCACCTCGGGGCCACAATAGTGGCGACAGCGCTATATCTTCCGGTATTGAACGCCGGGTACAGCTGTTGCGGTTTCCTTTTCGGTAATTATCATCTGTGGATTTACATTGGCGCTTATCTTACCGTCCTATGGCCCATGGGCATTTTCATCGCGCAGTTCACAAAGCAATGGCAGGCCGAAAGCAATCAGTCAGGCGGCCTGAAAGATGCGGGTCGTTACATAGGGATGCTCGAAAGGTTACTGATACTCACCTTTATATTTGTGAACCAGTTTCCGGCCATCGGTTTCCTGATCGCAGCCAAATCCATCCTTCGGTTCGGGGATATCCGCGAAAACGGCAACCGGAAAGGGGCTGAATATATCCTTATCGGAACCATGATCAGTTTCGCTGCAGCCATCTTTACCGGAATTGCTGCCAATTACCTCATCAACCTACCGGATTTATGAAAAAAATCGACACAGAACTGATGGATCAGCTGACATACAAAGCCAGGCTATCGCCCCGCAAGCGTATGAACCACAACTTCCACACGGGGCCGGAGGACACCCTGCAACGGTTGCTGAACGCGATGGAACCGGGAACCTATGTGCGGCCGCACAAACACGAAGATCCTGACAAGCGGGAAGTATTTTTCGCCCTTCGTGGCAAACTCTGCCTTGTGCAATTCGACGGGGAAGGCAATATTACCGGCCACGTTGTGCTGAGTCCCGGCGGTCAGGCCGTGGCTGCCGAAATCGCTGAAAGAACATTTCACACCGTGATTTCACTGGAACCGGGATCCATCGCCTATGAAGCCAAGGACGGCCCCTACAATCCGATTGACGACAAGAATTTCGCCCCCTGGGCGCCGGCCGAAAATTCCCCTGAGGCAGCCCTCTACCTGCAGGGACTTATCGGGAAACTTGGCTTGAAGTAAGGTTGTTTTTCCTTATTTTTGCCGCACCGCTGATCAGCCTTCATGTCTGCAAATAATGACGGCAAGCAGTCAGTTGTTATTGTCATGAGTATTACAAAACCTGCCATACCCAAGGGAACCCGCGACTTTTCACCGCTTGAAATGAATCGCAGAAACTACATTTTCGATACCATCCGTTCGGTATTCGGGCAATATGGCTATCAACCCATTGAGACTCCTGCCATGGAGAATCTCTCCACCCTCCTGGGTAAATACGGGGAAGAAGGGGACAAACTATTGTTCCGTATCCTTAATTCCGGTGATTTCCTTTCAGGGGTAGATGAGCACGAACTAAAAAAAGATAATGCAGGACACCTGTCGCATAAAATCAGTGAAAAAGGGCTGCGCTACGACCTCACCGTACCTTTTGCCCGTTACGTGGTACAGCACCGCAACGACATCACCTTCCCCTTCAAACGTTACCAGATTCAACCGGTATGGCGTGCCGACCGTCCGCAGAAAGGACGCTACCGCGAGTTTTACCAGTGCGATGCCGATGTGGTTGGCTCAGATGCCATGATCAATGAAGCCGAGTTGCTGCTGATCGCCGACCAGGTTTTCAGCCGGCTGGGGATAAAGGTGAATATAAAACTCAACAACCGGAAGATCCTGTCAGGCATCGCCGAATTGATCGGATATGCCGATAAGATTACGGACATCACCGTTGCCATAGACAAACTCGATAAAATCGGAGCTGAAAAAGTCAATGAAGAACTCGCCGGAAGGGGAATCAGCAGGGAGGCAATTGAAAAACTGCAACCTGTTCTTCACCTGCAGGGATCTAATACAGAAAAACTCGGAAAACTGAAAGAGCTCCTCTCAGACACTGCCGATGGCCCGAAAGGGATTGAAGAAATCAGCGAAATCCTCGACCTTACAGGCATCATGCACATAGATTCGCCCGTTGAGCTGGACCTTACCCTTGCCCGCGGTCTGAACTACTACACCGGGGCCATTATAGAGGTGAAGGCGGCCGGAGTGGCCATGGGAAGCATCAGCGGAGGCGGACGCTATGATAATCTTACGGGCATTTTCGGACTCCCGGGGATTTCGGGAGTCGGAATTTCATTCGGAGCCGACCGCATCTATGATGTTATGAACGAACTCAACCTTTTCCCGGAAGGGGCATCGGCCACCACCAGGGTATTGTTCGTGAATTTCGGCAGGGAAGAAGAAAAAGTCTGCATCGGTCTGGCTGCTGAATTAAGAAAAAACGGTATCAACACCGAAGTATATCCCGACCAGGCCAAGCTGAAAAAACAATTCTCCTATGCCGATGTGCACCGGATTCCCTGGGTGGTCATTGTCGGTGAAGAGGAAAGGGCCAATGGAAAGGCCGTTCTGAAAAACATGTCATCCGGCGAACAGCAATCTGTGGAAGCCGGCGAATTGATGAATTACATCCGCTGATTATGTTTATTGACTGGAACCTGAAATTCAAGGTAAAAATCAACCGGGCAGGTCTGACGGCGAGAATCAGGGGATAAACCCCGGACTATTCCATCAGTTAACAAAATCAGTCAACAACTTATTCCATTTTCTTATGAATACTTTTGCCATCAGTTCACAGAAGCTGAACCTGGAAACCATTGAACAGATTCTTCAGAACAACACGAAACTCATCCTTTCGGAGGAAGCGAAAACGAAAATTCAGCACTGCCGAGATTATCTCGACAGCAAGCTCGAAAACCACAGCGATCCTATTTACGGCATCACCA
This sequence is a window from Lentimicrobium saccharophilum. Protein-coding genes within it:
- the hisS gene encoding histidine--tRNA ligase produces the protein MSITKPAIPKGTRDFSPLEMNRRNYIFDTIRSVFGQYGYQPIETPAMENLSTLLGKYGEEGDKLLFRILNSGDFLSGVDEHELKKDNAGHLSHKISEKGLRYDLTVPFARYVVQHRNDITFPFKRYQIQPVWRADRPQKGRYREFYQCDADVVGSDAMINEAELLLIADQVFSRLGIKVNIKLNNRKILSGIAELIGYADKITDITVAIDKLDKIGAEKVNEELAGRGISREAIEKLQPVLHLQGSNTEKLGKLKELLSDTADGPKGIEEISEILDLTGIMHIDSPVELDLTLARGLNYYTGAIIEVKAAGVAMGSISGGGRYDNLTGIFGLPGISGVGISFGADRIYDVMNELNLFPEGASATTRVLFVNFGREEEKVCIGLAAELRKNGINTEVYPDQAKLKKQFSYADVHRIPWVVIVGEEERANGKAVLKNMSSGEQQSVEAGELMNYIR
- a CDS encoding WbuC family cupin fold metalloprotein, which gives rise to MKKIDTELMDQLTYKARLSPRKRMNHNFHTGPEDTLQRLLNAMEPGTYVRPHKHEDPDKREVFFALRGKLCLVQFDGEGNITGHVVLSPGGQAVAAEIAERTFHTVISLEPGSIAYEAKDGPYNPIDDKNFAPWAPAENSPEAALYLQGLIGKLGLK
- a CDS encoding DUF3307 domain-containing protein gives rise to the protein MEAVYLFETDTVSLFIRLLIAHLAGDFVFQKKSWIENRRAGRWKSPFLYLNAGIVTVLSWALSGYHQVWAIPLLIFAAHAFTDLLKSYAPDSTAIFYTDQALHLGATIVATALYLPVLNAGYSCCGFLFGNYHLWIYIGAYLTVLWPMGIFIAQFTKQWQAESNQSGGLKDAGRYIGMLERLLILTFIFVNQFPAIGFLIAAKSILRFGDIRENGNRKGAEYILIGTMISFAAAIFTGIAANYLINLPDL